The sequence below is a genomic window from Hyperolius riggenbachi isolate aHypRig1 chromosome 7, aHypRig1.pri, whole genome shotgun sequence.
agcagctaaagcaaataaaattctgggatgtataaaacaggaagtaaaatAATAAAATTCTTGTATACAATTCGTTCTGTATAATCACATGTAAAGCCACCTCTGGAGTATGGGATTCATTTTTGGGCTCAACGTCATAGGAAGCACAGGcagcgcatggcaattttacccatGCTAATGCCACTGACGTGTGCATTGCATAACTACCGCAACCGACGTTATCCAGGTAATGCCAGTGTTAGGTTAAATACAGGCTACACCAGTGGAGTAAGTAAAGTCTTCAAGCCTCGGACTTCAGCCATCAGTGTATTGTGCAAACCGATGCCCGAGTACGATCTAgaagcagtcctcagccaggtggacacGACAGGGACCAAGCGAATCAGGTAAAAATGGTGCTGGAAATGTGGGTGTCGCCGGCGCAGCCATAGACCATAATGTGAATTCTATTGTATAAAAACCTTCAGCGCTAATTCCATATATCCACCACCACGAACACCATAGAAAATAGGTGTGCTTACTGAATTATaacagaccttaattacagggtctgcaACACAGCATAACAAGGTTAGCGGCCGACAACCTCCCCAGCTGGCCTCCTCTCCACAACGAATATCGGCAATGTTTCAGGATCTCACATGCAGTGTTCACAATAATCATGAAAAAACAATAATACACCCATCTAAGCGTATCTATCTTCAGTTTAATGTATATTCAATTTAAAACAAACGATAAAAGGTGTTAAAAGCACTCACATCTGGGTCCTTGTTACAGGGACCCACAGCAGATAACAGCATATAAAAATCACACAGGACGCcatccagccacacgtccgcctcacccctggtgtggctggacggcgtcctgtGTGATTTTTATATGCTGTTATCTGCTGTGGGtcccttttttctttgatgggtggagcttagctaaaaatgcagctaaaaatgatgctttggtaagaaaaacaaagttctgatgctgtgaaactgttaaagaaacaccaagccttttcagttctgctgagtagatttttagtccggaggttcattttaaagatGCGTATGCTCTCGACAATACTTAGTATTGCTGAAAGCTCTGGACGCTGCTGCCAGCTCCCGCTGTTCTTCCTAACTGCCGCCCACACGTATCACGCCCAACCACATGGGCGCCTAGAGCAACCTATTtcccttcttgttcccactgttctcctttacataccctgcaaatctggCAATTCTAGCATATACAGGGACTTTGCTatgaactgctaaagtcggcagctattgacatttctttaaaaatattTAGAAATGTGTTAAATACGTATTTTTGTCGACTATTTTGCCATTGAATTCCCTCTCCCATGCCACACTTTGCACACCTTTTTTAAAATGAAATGATGGCttcagagatgccctgaaggttttagaaatttgcttgccattaaagtcaatggaattGTTTTACAAAATTTCACTGTCAAACTCACAAACGCAAATTCGTGATGTTCGCCCATCCCTGTCAATTGTGTGGGTCCTCCAGAAGCTACAACTGTCCTTCACGGTCATCTCCGACCAGAATCCCCTTACCTGGCTGGACTGTACCGCTGTCATAGGCATATTATTGACTAGGCATTGAATAACATTCTTTACCTCATAGGTTATTGAGTAAATCCAGGATTGATtgattagaccccccccccccccaacagtcaCTGCTCATAtccctctatatatatatatatatatatatatatatatatatatatatatatatatatatatatatatattgttttatattgTCTTATACTCTTGTGTAATGTGTTGAAATTAATTTAGCTTATGTCAGTGGGATCTGAATCCAGCTCTGTTCCAACACTGGGACAAAGGACAGAACATAATAATCCATATTCGAGGTCAAGCACAAGATGTTTTGTGATGCCTAGACCTCACAGAACACTGAGCTCATCAGATTACACCATATTTAATTATGTACACCCCTAACatacttcttaaagtgaacctaaagccagttaaaaaaaaatgagatgaactcacctggggcttccctcagccccctgcagccgatcggtgacctcgcagctccgctccgatgcctctggacccgccggcgacgacttccggtttggccgtcactcgagtgattgttcgcgttcccagcctgtatatcaccccctatgctgctattgcggccaggaggtcgcaatagcagcatagggggcgatatacaggctgggaacgcgaacaatcactcacgttcccatgcctgtcggccggtgacggccaaaccggaagtgctcgccggcaggtccagaggcatcggagcggagctgcgaggtcaccgatcggctgcagggggctgagggaagccccaggtgagttcatctcatttttttttaactggctttaggttcactttaataattaTGAACACCCTCTACTAACTAACTCTTCCCTCAAATGAATGAACAATAATTGTTACGTCATGTAACCTATAAAATCAAGGGCTGCATCCCCAATAAAGGACTTTATATGTTCATTGTGAATCTATGAGAGATGGTCTCTGTGTCTCTTTGATTCAAGGTTTCTAAATGCATGCATAGAAGCTGATTTACACCTGATTTGGAGCACTTGGATAAATCTATCAAAGCGGTGTTCCCCGCTATATCACCGCGGGTAGCATAAGAAAACTACTACATTGGAGCCTAGCACTACAGCAGTACGATTTCACGATTCAGAATAAGTTGCCACAAGAATGCCAATGACCTTTCTCGCTGTAGAGAACGATAAAAAGCAGCAAGATGGGGTTGCTCAGGTCAGGGCCTTGCGGGCCCTTCCAATTGCAACTCTTTAGGGGGAAGGTGTGACAAATAATTGCCGTTCGCCTGAAAGTCAACGCAAGGACAGACTTTCCCTTAAATGACAATGTAGCAAAAAGGCTATGGAggatgctatatttatttccttttaagaataccagttgcctggcagccctgctgatcctcagcctgcagcagatcaggtgttcttgaaattattgtcagatctgacaagattatctgtcactgagctgtccccaggagaggctcacaaAGCGATCCCTCTTAGGCTGTTGTCCTATGAgagcaaactgttaaagctgccgtatgctgaattgtaaaaaatagcctggtcactagggggtgtaagcctgtggtcctcaagtggttaaagcctcatacacattccTGACTTGTCAGCTGAGCCGAAAAGGACCACCTCTACTGACAATATGGCATATGTACGGCAGCTGCCAACCCCAGACCCGTGAGTGATCCGTAGGGTGGACCTACTCAACCTCTGCAAAGCCGATACCATTGTTCTTGCTGATCTCCTGCCTGCcgcgtgatgtcacacacgtgctGCTCACTCCTCGTCCCTCCGTCTTGTCACTGCCCCCCGCATAGCAATGCAGTGCGTCATCAGCTACGCAGCTGACACACGTGTGcaggccagcccagcaatgtcacccaaggggatcagctCCCGATGCCCAATGGGCAACATCAGTCGgcaatgtgtatgcaccctaggGTGCCTGGCATGGGCTAGTTGGCGCTGAGATACGAACAAGGAAGACAGCTTCCTCCATATGTCCTGTCCCCAAGAGAACTAGCCCTAAATAACCCCTTGTTCATCTCTGATACATTCAATTCAGCACCTCAGAGATTATTTTGAGGTTTTGGTGGCTGCAGCAGGTTGCCTCACACAGTGAATAATACACCAAGGTTCATACATCCTTGAACAGGTCAAAGATGCTTCTAGCTGGTCCACAGCCTGAGATACCATCCCAGTAGAAGGGAATACGGTAGAGCAGGCACGTTTGATAGCCATGATTTCAGCCCCTGATGCTGGAGCCAAAACTGGCATTGATTCTTTTATCTGACATACATCTCTGGAGTTACGGCCACCTGATATTGAATGCCACAACTCTCCTCATGAAGCAAGAGGGCTGATCCCAGCCTGGGCTGAGGCTGCTAAAGGTGGTATCATCTCCCCTTTCAACTCCTCCCCTCCAGGGAGAGACACAAAAAGTCTGACACAGACCATCTTGGTCTTTCCTTGTCTTCAGCTGATCCAATAGGaacctttttttaaaaagccagatacttacctaaggagtgggaaggctctggtcctatagaaccttccctcttctctcccaGTCCCTCCTTCCAGTGCTGGCTTCCCCAAAGCAGTATTCAACcattttggtcaaatactgctgtctctgccgccaaagggaggcttttgaagtcttcaggagcctgagtgctcccgaagacaggccgctgCATACTGTACACGTGCAAGTGCCCTCTGCTgcgcactcgcacatgcgcagtagggagCAGTCTGTCTTAGGGAGGACTCGACTCAAGAAGTCCACCGAGGTGGGGGATTCAAACAGAGGAACTGCTACTGCAACGAGCGGACAtggagagaagagggaaggctctgcagtgttccccaaacctgtcctcaaggcccaccaatacggcatgttttgtggaaatccagaagtagttaatcagctctgctgcaacactattcacctcacctgtgcatgtttaagGTTTTCTGCAAAACTTATTGTtgctgggccttgaggacaaggttgcAGAACTGTGCTCTATAAGACCCAGGATTCCCATTTACTTTGATCCATCTCGGATCCATCTGCTGGCCTGACTGGACCCTGGGCCCACATTTCTTTTACTCGGACTCTCAACAAAGGACTTTCTCCCAACCTCTTGAACTTACAATTTCAGTGGACACAGTAATTCCATGAGACTGCTCAGACTTTGATCAGTTTTCTCCGCTTTATTTCCAGATCATTTTATTATACAATCTCAGTTTGTTTGTtcaatatttataaaataaacaattaaaatcatttCAGTCATGCCCTTGTTATGAATATCCTTTGCAAGGAATCTTGCCTTTTTTTCGGAGAGAATGTTACCATAGTTGTTTTAGTATTATATTGTTATGTTCTAGTTAGGTTATTGAAGTCACCATTTTTCCTACAGGACTAGCTAGATTAAGAATCGCGTCTTCTCACTCTCTTGGTAAGTGGTGGCAGCAAACCCGATCTCTGAACGAGATCACAGATAATATCAATTGTACACACAATCAAAATAGTACCACgtatggactcaccaaccaattcaAGAAGTTATTTTGTCTACAGTGCCGAGAGCCTTCAGAAGACCCTCAAGTAGCTGTAAGCTGTGTCAAAGGTACAGGAGTTGGGTGTGATGTCACAGTTACTATTTGAGTAACATAAATTTCatcaatgcatatatatatatatatactgtcacACATCCATTCCACTTCGTTATTTGTGTTTTGACTGGTTCACATTGATGGTTCTACCTAAATCTTTTTCACGTGTCCTGGAAGATCACTGGAAGcaatgttaccaggtaactaataactctagtcttccccagGAATCTTCCAGCATATGTCCTCTGAGATGATCAGCAAGAAATGAGAGGTTAGGATGAGTCCCCAGCTTGGAGGAAGTCCTGAATGTAGAGCAGGTGACATCTGTAGTGTAGTTCCAGCACTGTGAGGCCACGTCATTGCTGCTGCTCTAATAATATGTGCTTCCAGGAGACTTGTATCCCCGTAGCTTCATAAGCTGCCTGACTGCAACTTTTCACCACCTTCCTGACGTGAATAAAGACGCCTTCCTGTGTGTCTTTTCTGATGTTTACGGAGAACAGATTTAtgactaaaacatttcccacactctggacaggaataaggacgttcacctgtgtgacttctctgatgtgcaAGAAGACTAGAATTCCGActgtaacatttcccacactctggacacgaATAAGGACGCTCCCCTGTGTGACTTATCTGATGTCTAATTAGACCAGCTTTctgactaaaacatttcccacactctgaacatatataaaAATCCTCAccagtgtgacttctctgatgtctaaTAAGACCTGCTTTATGcttataacatttcccacactctggacatgaataaggccgttcacctgtgtgacttctctgatgtctaTGAAGACCAGATATctgaataaaacatttcccacaatctgTACATGTATAGGGATGATCACCTGTGTGACTTGTCTGATGTCTAAGGAGACCGACTTTTTCAATGAAActtttcccacattcagaacatgaaaaaggacgctctcctgtgtgaatttTTTGGTGGGTAAATAAATAAGCCTTgtgactgaaacatttcccacactctggacacgaATATGGACGCTCGCctgtgtgactcctctggtgtCTAACAACATCATCTTTGCTAaagaaacctttcccacactctgaacatggataaggacgctcacctgtgtgacttctctggtgtctgaAATAatttgttttcagagaaaaagatttcccacactcagaacacagAAATGGCTTTTCGCCGGTATGTAACCTGACATGTGCAACAAGATGTGATTTGTTTCggcaatatttcccacactctgaacactgaTAGGTCTTCCCACCTCCCCCTCTAACAAAAGGGTTACTGGAATGTTCCCCAGATGGATCTCCTGATTTGGCCTTACGGCGACGTCTGTTGTTTTTAGCAATGGAGTTTCGTGCTGGTAAATGTTGTCCGGTACCATTATCTTCTGCACCACGATGTGGGTGGTTAATAAGATGCCCACCTGAAGTTTTCCCGACTTTCTGTCGATctgtcaggaaaaaaaagaacagtCAGAGAACAGTCATTGTCCTGTTGGCAGTCAGGTGTGTTGCCGTAGCAGTGACAGATAATGGTACAAGACTATATACTAGTGCATCTCAATACAttagatggagcagagtggtctgtaagCGCAGACAAGCACGCAGTATATCGAGTTACAAGTCTaaaaacgcccgctgcgcgctatactctgcatagagctccagGCGGCTAGCCCCAGcatagctcgggattaccaccagggaggttaaagaggaactccagtgaaaataatgtaataaaaaagtgcttcatttttacaataattatgtataaatgatttagtcagtgtttgctcattgtaaaatctttcctctcccagatttacattctgacatttattacatggtgacattgttactgtgggcaagttatgtagctgctgctagctgttttggctgttacagacagctgtaaacagccatttcctgtctgtgaacattgttacattgtggcagtttgcccagagtaccgcggtaccagagcctcttgtgggaggggttttattacaaaatcagtcatacagcacccccctgatggtctgtttgtgaaatgcaatagatttgtcatgtaaaagggggtatcagctactgattgggataaagttcaattcttggtcggagtttctctttaactaatgaTGTTGCAAGTACCAACAAGAATATCATCAAAAGGTTAATTTGTCAGTATTTTAATTCAGAAAGTGAATCTTATAAAGCTTATAGATTCCTTACACACGgcattactttaaccacttgaggatgacaggcttacacccccctagtgaccaggcaattttttttacaattcagcacactgcagctttaacagtttgctgcacGGCCATTCAACTTAGCAGCCTAATGAATctaccccccttttctgcccaccaacagagatttctgttggtgggctctgatcactgctgcatttttttattaatttaaatattttattttataaaaatgacttttttttaaatttctttataaagaataaattccatgctgagaatcccctatggagagatggactaacccaaaatctgttggtaatgtcagatttctaatacttactgtaagtgacagcaacataggagaaaagtcattaatggctcattttactctggaagaaacagacttctcatttgtatgtacttatatatattttaaattttaagattttcgcgacagaggtcctttaaagaccATACCACTTGTAATATAAACCCCCACTCCCACCACTGATACAGGGGTTTCCTGAGATCCAAAAAATTATTTCAAGTATTCCTCCAGAGTGAAAAGGTTAAGAAAgactgtcctaggagaaaactcaagagaaaatgttaattgcatattgtCCCGAGTGCtaaaatctaaaggtggccacacaccaaatATTTTCTTCAGATCTTTTACACGCAATCAGAtttcttgattgattgattgattgattgtaatGTTTGACCAACCGACCGACGCACCACACGCTATTCAGATGTTTCTAAAGATTGATCAAGATTTTCCCATTATGGCCGACAGAGCAAAATGACCCCCAAAAAATTAGATTTttccaattgaaaaaaaacaaaaacaaaacaattgatTTCTCTGTCCAATAAATCGTTATATGGCCATCATACATTTTACTAACGAGCAGTGGTGATGGCTGCGGTGGTGGTCTTGGGGGCAGTCAGCGCAGTACTGGTGGGAAACAATGGTGCCAGGGGAACCTGGCATGTAGGTTGGGAGTGTATCGGGGTGCCCAGCAATGTAGTGATGCGAGAGGCAGATGTCAGGAGTATGTCGGGTGGGGGCAACAATGTTGCggcgagtgtggcagacattgggagtgtgttggactgctcagcgatgtagcggtgagtgtggcagacattgggagtgtgttgggctgctcagcgatgtagcggtgagtgtggcagacattgggagtgtgttgggctgctcagcgatgtagcggtgagtgtggcagacattgggagtgtgttggactgctcagcgatgtagcggcgagtgtggcagacattgggagtgtgttgggctgctcagcgatgtagcggtgagtgtggcagacattgggagtgtgttgggctgatcagcgatgtagcggcgagtgtggcagacattgggagtgtgttgggctgctcagcgatgtagcggcgagtgtggcagacattgggagtgtgttgggctgctcagcgatgtagcggtgagtgtggcagacattgggagtgtgttgggctgctcagcgatgtagcgggtgagtgtggcagacattgggagtgtgttgggctgctcagcgatgtagcggtgagtgtggcagacattgggagtgtgttgggcagctcagccatgtagcggtgagtgtggcagacattgggagtgtgttgggctgctcagcgatgtagcgggtgagtgtggcagacattgggagtgtgttgggctgctcagcgatgtagcggtgagtgtggcagacattgggagtgtgttgggcagctcagccatgtagcggcgagtgtggcagacattgggagtgtgttgggctgctcagcgatgtagcggtgagtgtggcagacattgggagtgtgttgggcagctcagccatgtagcggtgagtgtggcagacattgggagtgtgttgggctgctcagcgatgtagcgggtgagtgtggcagacattgggagtgtgttgggctgctcagcgatgtagcggtgagtgtgacagacattgagagtgtgttgggctgctcagcaatgtagccgcgagtgtggcagacattgggagtgtgttgggctgctcagcaatgtagcggtgagtgtggcagacattgggagtgtgttgggctgctcagcgatgtagcggtgagtgtggcagacattgggagtgtgttgggcagctcagcgatgtagcggtgagtgtggcagacattgggaatgtgttgggctgctcagcgatgtagcggtgagtgtggcagacattgggagtgcgttgggctgctcagcaatgtagcggcgagtgtggcagacattgggagtgtgttgggcagctcagccatgtagcggtgagtgtggcagacattgggagtgtgttgggctgctcagcgatgtagcgggtgagtgtggcagacattgggagtgtgttgggctgctcagcgatgtagcggtgagtgtggcagacattgggagtgtgttgggcagctcagccatgtagcggtgagtgtggcagacattgggagtgtgttgggcagcTCAgcaatgtagcggtgagtgtggcagacattgggagtgtgttgggctgctcagcgatgtagcggtgagtgtgacagacattgagagtgtgttgggctgctcagcaatgtagcggcgagtgtggcagacattgggagtgtgctgGGCTACTCAGcgctgtagcggtgagtgtgacagacattgggagtgtgttgggctgctcagcaatgtagcggtgagtgtggcagacattgggagtgtgttgggctgctcagcgatgtagcggtgagtgtggcagacattgggagtgtgttgggctgctcagcgatgtagcggtgagtgtggcagacattgggagtgtgttgggctgctcagcgatgtagcggtgagtgtggcagacattgggagtgtgttgggctgctcagcgatgtagcgggtgagtgtggcagacattgggagtgtgttgggctgctcagtactgtagcggtgagtgtggcagacattgggagtgtgttgggctgctcagcaatgtagcggcgagtgtggcagacattgggagtgtgctgGGCTACTCAGcgctgtagcggtgagtgtggcagacattgggagtgtgttgggctgctcagcaatgtagcggcgagtgtggcagacattgggagtgtgctgGGCTACTCAGcgctgtagcggtgagtgtgacagacattgagagtgtgttgggctgctcagcaatgtagcggcgagtgtggcagacattgggagtgtgttgggctgctcagcaatgtagcggtgagtgtggcagacattgggagtgtgttgggctgctcagcgatgtagcggtgagtgtggcagacattgggagtgtgttgggcagctcagcgatgtagcggtgagtgtggcagacattgggaatgtgttgggctgctcagcgatgtagcggtgagtgtggcagacattgggagtgcgttgggctgctcagcaatgtagcggcgagtgtggcagacattgggagtgtgttgggcagctcagccatgtagcggtgagtgtggcagacattgggagtgtgttgggctgctcagcgatgtagcgggtgagtgtggcagacattgggagtgtgttgggctgctcagcgatgtagcggtgagtgtggcagacattgggagtgtgttgggcagctcagccatgtagcggtgagtgtggcagacattgggagtgtgttgggcagcTCAgcaatgtagcggtgagtgtggcagacattgggagtgtgttgggctgctcagcgatgtagcggtgagtgtggcagacattgggagtgtgttgggcagctcagccatgtagcggtgagtgtggcagacattgggagtgtgttgggcagcTCAGCAATGTagtggtgagtgtggcagacattgggagtgtgttaggctgctcagcgatgtagctgtgagtgtggcagacattgggagtgtgttgggctgctcagtactgtagcggtgagtgtggcagacattgggagtgtgttaggctgctcagcgatgtagctgtgagtgtggcagacattgggagtgtgttgggctgctcagcgatgtagcggtgagtgtggcagacattaggagtgtgttgggctgctcagcgatgtagcggtgagtgtggcagacattgggagtgtgttgggctgctcagcgatgtagcggtgagtgtggcagacattgggagtgtgttgggctgctcagcgatgtagcggtgagtgtggcagacattgggagtgtgttaggctgctcagcgatgtagcggtgagtgtggcagacattgggagtgtgttaggctgctcagcaatgtagcggtgagtgtggcagacattgggagtgtgttgggctgctcagcaatgtagcggtgagtgtggcagacattgggagtgtgttgggctgctcagcgatgtagcggtgagtgtggcagacattgggagtgtgttgggctgctcagcgatgtagcggtgagtgtggcagacattgggagtgtgttgggctgctcagtactgtagcggtgagtgtggcagacattgggagtgtgttgggctgctcagcaatgtagcagtgagtgtggcagacattgagagtgtgttgggctgctcagtacagtagcggtgagtgtggcagacattgggagtgtgttgggctgctcagcgatgtagcggtgagtgtggcagacattgagagtgtg
It includes:
- the LOC137524146 gene encoding oocyte zinc finger protein XlCOF6-like, translating into MTTLSLSRCLHHQCALASREGKGVMDVKLEDEEEDQQSAEESDMMGTSDSGMPLPGGSSNRTSPERYTGHLYSRDCTQEDHTHEDEDMIKVKVEDTDDEWEDQQSPKKVPLPGGSSNRTSPERDTGLLCSQDCTQEDDTSPDPHQDEDIIKVKVEDIDDEWEDQQSAKKVPLPDRQKVGKTSGGHLINHPHRGAEDNGTGQHLPARNSIAKNNRRRRKAKSGDPSGEHSSNPFVRGGGGKTYQCSECGKYCRNKSHLVAHVRLHTGEKPFLCSECGKSFSLKTNYFRHQRSHTGERPYPCSECGKGFFSKDDVVRHQRSHTGERPYSCPECGKCFSHKAYLFTHQKIHTGERPFSCSECGKSFIEKVGLLRHQTSHTGDHPYTCTDCGKCFIQISGLHRHQRSHTGERPYSCPECGKCYKHKAGLIRHQRSHTGEDFYICSECGKCFSQKAGLIRHQISHTGERPYSCPECGKCYSRNSSLLAHQRSHTGERPYSCPECGKCFSHKSVLRKHQKRHTGRRLYSRQEGGEKLQSGSL